A single region of the Paludibacter jiangxiensis genome encodes:
- a CDS encoding CCA tRNA nucleotidyltransferase: MQEFLQHKIFQLISEAADEMQCECYVIGGYVRDLFLKRNSKDIDVVVVGSGIDLAQAVAKKWGKGTHLSVFKTFGTAQLKKGSVEVEFVGARRESYNHDSRKPVVEAGTLEDDQRRRDFTVNALAISLNKDTLGKLLDPFGGLEDMEKKILRTPLDPDITFSDDPLRMMRAIRFATQLQFKIHPDTFDAIVRNRERIKIISAERIADEMNKMMAAKHPSEGFFLLDKSGLLEIIFPELSALKGVDVRGGKGHKDNFVHTLAVLDKLASHSDNLWLRWAALLHDIAKPVTKRWDDQTGWTFHNHNFIGEKMIPSIFKRMKLPMNEKMRFVQKMVSLHMRPIVLSEEGVSDSAIRRLLFDAGDDIDLLMQLCEADITSKNQVKVRTHLENFALVRQKLIDIENKDRIRNWQPPIDGIEIMKIFNLSQCREVGLLKNAIKDAILDGEIPNEYDAAYRFLMAKAVELGIIKQ, encoded by the coding sequence GCGCGACCTTTTCCTGAAACGCAATTCGAAAGACATCGATGTGGTGGTCGTTGGGAGCGGCATTGATCTTGCCCAGGCCGTTGCAAAGAAATGGGGCAAAGGCACCCATCTGAGTGTATTCAAAACCTTCGGTACGGCTCAGTTAAAGAAAGGGAGTGTGGAGGTGGAATTTGTGGGCGCCCGTCGGGAATCATACAACCACGATTCGCGGAAGCCGGTGGTGGAAGCCGGAACACTGGAAGACGACCAGCGTCGTCGTGATTTTACGGTCAATGCACTGGCTATTTCACTCAATAAAGATACACTTGGTAAACTGCTTGATCCGTTCGGTGGACTGGAAGATATGGAGAAGAAGATTCTCCGCACGCCGCTCGATCCCGATATTACCTTCAGCGACGATCCGTTGCGCATGATGCGTGCCATACGCTTTGCCACGCAATTGCAATTCAAAATTCATCCCGATACCTTCGATGCCATTGTCCGCAATCGTGAGCGCATTAAAATTATTTCTGCCGAACGCATTGCCGACGAGATGAACAAGATGATGGCGGCAAAACACCCGTCTGAAGGCTTCTTTTTACTCGATAAATCGGGTTTGCTGGAAATTATCTTTCCTGAATTATCGGCTCTGAAAGGGGTGGATGTACGCGGTGGTAAAGGACATAAAGATAATTTTGTTCACACACTGGCCGTCCTCGACAAACTGGCATCGCATTCGGACAACCTGTGGTTGCGTTGGGCAGCGCTGCTGCACGATATTGCCAAACCGGTTACCAAACGCTGGGATGACCAAACCGGCTGGACTTTCCACAATCATAATTTTATCGGTGAAAAAATGATTCCGTCCATCTTCAAACGGATGAAGCTGCCGATGAACGAGAAGATGCGTTTTGTCCAAAAGATGGTATCGCTACACATGCGCCCCATCGTGCTGAGCGAGGAAGGAGTAAGTGATTCGGCCATTCGCCGACTTTTGTTCGATGCCGGCGACGATATAGACCTGCTGATGCAGCTTTGCGAAGCCGATATTACCTCCAAAAATCAGGTGAAGGTGCGGACTCATTTGGAGAATTTTGCGCTCGTTCGTCAAAAACTTATCGACATAGAGAACAAAGATCGCATCCGCAACTGGCAACCTCCTATCGACGGAATCGAAATTATGAAGATATTCAACCTGTCGCAATGCCGTGAGGTTGGTCTACTGAAAAATGCTATCAAAGACGCCATTCTCGATGGCGAAATTCCCAACGAATACGATGCCGCCTACCGTTTCCTGATGGCCAAAGCCGTTGAACTGGGAATAATAAAACAATAG
- a CDS encoding TraB/GumN family protein has translation MNKKILFTAFIAILITFSANAQLLWKISGNGLAKPSYLFGTHHLVEKDQIKNIDKIIDLSKQTDAVVGEMEIPDPATVQMKMLQAGMLTGTTMKELLSPEDYQLADTEFQQLMGAGLSQLGMMKPMLLETLYSGLIFMQAYGMTKQPEAIDGILQKAAKENNKKVIGLETLDQQMDIILNSLPLKRQAEILMYDIKNKQKGIDLQLSITDAYKKGDMAKADALDKADDSMTPDEKKILAENRNNNWMTQLPELMKSQSCFIAVGFLHLVGDKGLVAQLKKAGYTIEAVTL, from the coding sequence AGCGCCAACGCTCAACTGTTATGGAAAATATCGGGCAACGGACTGGCCAAACCTAGCTACCTCTTTGGAACTCACCATCTGGTAGAGAAAGACCAGATAAAAAATATCGACAAAATCATCGACCTTAGCAAGCAAACCGATGCTGTGGTGGGTGAGATGGAAATTCCCGACCCGGCTACAGTCCAGATGAAAATGTTGCAAGCAGGAATGCTTACCGGCACCACTATGAAAGAGCTGCTATCTCCCGAAGATTATCAGCTTGCCGATACCGAATTTCAACAGTTGATGGGAGCTGGTCTGTCTCAATTGGGAATGATGAAGCCAATGCTGCTCGAAACACTTTATTCTGGGCTCATTTTTATGCAGGCATACGGGATGACCAAACAGCCGGAGGCGATCGATGGCATACTACAGAAAGCAGCAAAAGAGAACAATAAAAAGGTGATAGGGCTGGAAACTCTCGATCAGCAAATGGACATTATTCTCAACAGTCTTCCCTTAAAACGTCAGGCTGAAATTCTGATGTACGACATTAAAAACAAGCAAAAGGGAATTGATCTGCAATTAAGTATCACAGATGCCTACAAGAAAGGCGATATGGCAAAAGCTGACGCTCTCGATAAGGCCGACGACAGCATGACACCTGACGAAAAAAAAATCCTTGCAGAGAACCGGAATAATAACTGGATGACCCAACTACCCGAACTGATGAAATCCCAATCGTGTTTTATCGCTGTAGGATTTCTACACCTCGTAGGTGATAAAGGACTGGTGGCACAACTCAAGAAAGCAGGCTATACAATTGAAGCCGTCACCTTATAA